The sequence below is a genomic window from Falco naumanni isolate bFalNau1 unplaced genomic scaffold, bFalNau1.pat scaffold_355_arrow_pat_ctg1, whole genome shotgun sequence.
CCCCCTCCATCAGCCCAATTAACCCCTTAATTAACCCGTTAGCCCCCGATTAACCCCTCCCCCCTCATTACCCCCCAAATTACCCACTAATTAATCCATTACCCCCCCCAATTaacccccttccccccccccagcagcctccctAATTAATCCACCGGCCCCTAATTAACCCCTTGATTAATTAACCCCTTGGCCCCGCCCCCTTACCAGGATCGTGCCGCGGCCCTTGGTCCCGGGGTCCTTCGGGCACATgcaaaaattaacagcaaagcGTTAATtagccccgggggggggggggggggggggggggggaagggaggggggaggggctctcagcccagccccgcccacccaccaccccaaaaaaaaaaaaaccccagaaaagggaaaaaacgggggaaaaaaacaccttttcccCACCCGTTGCGGCCCCTGCCCCTTTTTGGGGTGAAAAACCACTATTTCAGTACCTGGAAACACTCGggtttttacaggttttttgtaatccttccccccccccaccccacccaaaaaaaaagggggggggggggtcaccTCCGCACCCAAATTCCGGGGTTTTCACCCCAAAATCCTGGGCGTTGCCCCCCGGGGGTGGCccttttgtgttttcctctcaaaacacacatttttggTTCATATTCCACAGAAAATGACGATTTTCAAGCATTTCCTCCTCAAAACACCACCAGCAACGCCCCGGTTCAGCAAACCCCTTTCTCCAAATTGGGGTAAAAACTCTGGGAAACGGTTCAAACCAAGACACTCcgttttttggttttttttgtatcGGTACACTGCAGCGCTTCACCTCACCGCACCCCGTTTTGGGGTAAAAACCAGAGAAATTGGACCATTTTCCTCCgtttcctgctttttccatcAACCTCAGGTCACCGGCACTTGACACAAGCCCCAAAATCGTCGTTTTTcgacttatttttttaacagcattttcccCCAGAACCAAACTTTGCGTCAAAccttatggttttttttttttccagaatataCATTTTTCAACACACATGCAACCGTTTTTTGACTaaaaaccaacatttttcaaccccccaaaacaaaccaaaccaccttttttttttttttgccaagagTCGGAATTTTCCCCGTTCCGGCcgtttttttggtgttttttttttttctccgcCCGTGCGCGCGGGTTTTTTCCTTCGTTTTGACCGTTTTCCACCACTCTGGCCCCAAAAAAAACcgacatttttttttttatacattatCATCATTTCTTTTTAGGAGAAACGACCCAAGACGCATCCCCGTCACGTCGCCTCCGACCGCCGccgtgtttttttttttttaatttttttttagggctTTTTCACCCCAAAACGGCCCCGGATCAAGCTGTTGCGGAGAaaaggggttaaaaaaaaaaccacaaaaaaaaaaaaaaacacataaaacgaaaaaaaaaaaaacataaaaacccccaaaagacacttttttttttatttttgggttCAAATGCCGAACTCTTGGGACTTACCACCGAATTTATTGAAGCCACCACGCTCACCACCGCTGAGGAGATAAATTAGAAGataatgaggattttttttaatcccctgCCTAAAATAAAAGGGGGCGGGGCCAAAAACCCGTGttgtttttttggcttttgggGGGCTAAATTTTGGGgtagttttctcctttttctgggttttccctcccccccccccccccccccccgctgtggataaaggggggggggggtgtctccATCCGCCGGCGACGTTTCATCTCGGACGCAGCAGCCGGGCGCTCTCTGGCCCCcgccagaaaaaaaaaaaaattttccaaaaaaaaaaaataaaaaaaaccaaccaccacaCCATAaaattgccttaaaaaaaaaaaaaaaacaacccaatTTGACCTTTTTTTGGCTCAAAAAAGGGGGGCGCCCCCCCTCGtgcttctccccctccccacctctctcTCTCGGCGTCGCTTCTCCCCCCTGGTTCCTGCAGcgtaaaaaattttttttttttttttttttttccttttgtgttttgggaGGGGGAGACCTGcgtgttttttttctttttttttttgcatctttttgcggttttttttttcccgcaTCCTTTACTTTTTTGCGTCTTTTTGCGTTTTTTTTTTCCGCATCCTTTAGTTTTTTGcgtctttttgcattttttttttccgcaTCCTTTAGTTTTTTGCgtctttttgcatatttttttttccgcATCCTTTAGcgttttttttttgccatcctttagcgtttttttttttttctgcattctttaGCGTTTGagcgggttttttttttggcctttttttttgccgtttttttttttgcgtttTCACCCCGATCGTTAGaatttttttggggtttttagaccccccccaaaaaaaaaaaaaaaagcggaGAATTGGGAAAGTTTCGCTGCCTTTGCACACCTGCAGCACACAAAACGCAGAGTTTGTTAACAGGCACAACAGCAGcggcaagacagaaaaaaaacaaagcaaccgCGGCTcggcccctccccccccccccaccccaccccccccagcccataCTCACCTCCAGCCGCCCCAAAAAGCGGCTTTTTCAGCCCAAAAGCGGGGGGGGAGCGACGcaccaacccaaaaaacctgATGTTTTTCTCACCAAACCACCATTTTtctacaatttttttgttttttatatatatttctgtgcgGGGCATTTCCTCCCTTCGTGCACCGGGACACAAGACATTCCACTCCAAGTTTAGCAGTTTCAAACCTTTTTTTACCCAAAATATCCCAAAACCAGCGGGTTTTTGgttgcgtttttttttttttttctcccccaaaatgaacatatttttttttttcctctttttttctgcagtgacctcaaaccaaaccatttttttcttattattttttctttttttaaaagaaaaaaacctggggCACACGCCCCCCACCGTGACCAGAGCCGGCACCAGAGGCTACAAGTGACCTTGGCAACCAGGTTTGCTGAgtggttttatcttttttttttcttttttcccccaaaaaaaacacctttttataaatatttttcttattatttttatcccTTGCCCCATTCCGGGAGGATCTTACCACTTCGGGCGCTTCCAAGCACCCCCGCCGTTGGGCgcctttttcccattttttttttttttttttttaaaaaatcatttttaacGATTATTTTTAGGGGCGCTTGCGCCGATTTTGGCTAAAACCCGCCTGAGCGCAGGGGTGGGGGATGGGTGCCGCGAAGCACCATCCGCgggggctgctcccctcccccctccccgtgtattttttttttttttaagggggttcccctaccccccacccccccaccccggggtgccccccctccccctcccccaaaagcACCGTTTCCCCGTCACCTACCCGAGGTTGCCTCCGCGGCCGCCCCGGCTACCGCGGCCCCCACGGTCGTAGCCACCTCGGCCGTAACCGCCCCGGCCGCGGCTCCGCTCCTGCTGCCCGCCGCCGTAGCCGCTCTGCTCCTGGTAGCCACCGCCGCTCATGGACGACTGTTCCTGGCCGTAACTGTTGGCTACAACCCCCAAAACGCCCTTAAAAACCAcgaaaaaccaccaaaaaaaaaaaaacgcggaaaaaagcaaaaaaaccacaccccaaaccccaaaaccgGTGGTTTTAAACCCAAATGAGCTCCCTCCGCCACCCTAACCACCGCCGCCGCTCACGGCTGACTGTTCCTGGCCGTAACTGTTGCCTAAAATCCCAACCCCCCCCCTAAAATCAGTgtaaaccccccaaaaaaatgcggagaaacaccacaaaaaccccaaaaccaggGGGTTTAAGCCCAAAAGAGCGCCCTACCGCCATATCCTGGTAGCCACCGCCGCTCCTGGGCGACTGTTCCCGGCTGTAACTGTTGGCTACAACCCCAACACCCCCCTTAACATCAGCGTAAACCCACCAAAACACGTAGGAAAACACCACAAAATAACCCAAAAAACAGGGGTTTTAGCCCGAAAGAGCGCCCTACCGCCGTatctgctctgctcctggtAGCCACCGCCGCTCCTGGACGACTGTTCCTGGCTGTAACTGTTGGCTACAACCCCAAAAGCCActtaaaatcatgaaaaaacaccaaaagacacagaaaaacgCAGAAAAACACACCCCAAATCCCAAACCCGGCGTTTTTAAGCCCAAAAGAGCGCCCTTCCACCATCCTAGCCACCGCTGCCGCTCCTGGACGACTGTACCTGGCTGTAACTGTTGGCtacaaccccaaaacccacttaaaatcatgaaaaaacaccaaaagacACGGAAAAACGCAGAACACACACCCCAAATCCCAAACCCGGCGTTTTTAAGCCCAAAAGAGCGCCCTTCCACCATCCTGGCCACCGCTGCCGCTCCTGGACGACTGTACCTGGCTGTAACTGTTGGCtacaaccccaaaacccacttAAAGTCATGAAATAACACCAAAAGACACGGAAAAAcgcagaaaaaaaacaccccaaatcCCAAACCCGCCGTTTTTAAGCCCAAAAGAACGCCCTCCGCCATCCTAGCCACCGCTGCCGCTCCTGGACGACTGTACCTGGCTGTAACTGTTGGCtacaaccccaaaacccacttaaaatcatgaaaaaacACGGAAAAAcgcagaaaaaaacaccccaaatcCCAAACCCGGCGTTTTTAAGCCCAAAAGAGCGCCCTCTGCCATCCTAGCCACCGCTGCTGCTCCTGGACGACTGTACCCGGCTGTTCACTGTTGGCtacaaccccaaaacccccttAAAACCCGCGGAAAAACACGTAAATCCGTGAAAAAACGCCCCCACTGTGACAGCCGCTCTGCTCCTGCACGACTGTTCCTGGCTGTAACTGTCACCTACAACCCTTGAAACCCCCTTAAAATCAGTGTAAACCCACCAAAAAGCGCAGAAAAACACagaccaccaccaaaaaaaccccccaaaaccgGGGGTTTTACGCCCAAAAGAGCGCCCCCCCGTCACTGTAGCCGCCACCGCCGCTCGTGGACGACTGTTGCTGGCCGGAACTGTTGCCTACAACCCTGAAACCCCCTTAAAATCAGTgtaaacccaccaaaaaacgCAGAAAAACACataccaccaccaaaaaaaaccccaaaaccgGGGGTTTTACGCCCAAAAGAGCGCCCCCCGTCACCGTAGCCACCACCGCCGCTCCTGGACGACTGTTGCTGGCCCGAACTGTCGCCTACAACCCTCGAAACCCCCTTAAAATCTGTGTAAACCCACCTAAAAACGCAGAAAAACACagaccaccaccaaaaaaaccccccaaaaccagggGTTTTACACCCAAAAGAGCGCCCCCCGTCACCGTAGCCACCGCCGCCGCTCCTGGACGACTGTTGCTGGCCGGAACTGTTGCCTACAACCCTGAAACCCCCTTAAAATCTGTgtaaacccaccaaaaaacgcagaaaaacacaaacaaccaccaaaaaaaaccccaaaaccgGGGGTTTTACACCCAAAAGAGCGCTCCCCGTCACCGTAGCCACCACCGCCGCTCCTGGACGACTGTTCCTGGCTGTAACTGTTGCCTACAACCCTGAAACCCCCTTAAAATCAGTGTAAACCCACCAAAAAGCGCAGAGAAATACCAAAAACACCCAAAAACATGTGTTTTAAGCCCGAAAGAGTGCCCTACTGCCGTatctgctctgctcctggtAGCCACCGCCGCTCCTGGACGACTGTTCCTGGCTGCAACTGTTGGCTACAACCCCAAAAGCCCCTTAAAATCCGCACAAAAACGCCCAAAGGtgcaaaaaaccaccaaaatcaGCCAAAAAAAACGCTCCCACCATGATGGCCGCTCTGCTCCTGGCCATAACCGTATCCTACAACCCCAAAATCAGTGTAAACCCACTAAAGACCgcagaaaaatggcaaaaaaaccccaaacccgGCGTTTTTAAGCCCAAACGAGCGGCCCCCCGCCATCAGTCACCACCGCTGCTGCTCCTGGACGACTGTTCCTGTCTGTACCTGCTGCCTACAACCCTGAAAACTCCCTAAAAATCATCGTAAACCCATCaaaaactgtggaaaaatgatagaaaaaaaacacccccaaaccCGGCGTTTTTTAAGCCCAAACGAGCGCCCCCCGCTGCTCGTGGACGACTGTTCCTGGCTGCAACTGTTGCCGCCAACCCCGAAACCCCCCCTAAAATCAGTGTAAACTCACTAAATCCCGcggaaaaacagtaaaaaaaaaaacacaaaaccccaaacccgGCGTTTTTAAGCCCAAACGAGCGCCCCCCGCTGCTCGTGGACGACTGTTCCTGGCTGCAACTGTTGccaccaaccccaaaacccccctAAAATCAGCGTAAACTCACTAAAGCCCGCGGAAAAacggtaaaaaaaaacaaccaccgAACAACCCCCAAACCCGGCGTTTTTAAGCCCAAACGagcgccccccccgccgcgcttACAGCCGCTGCTCGTGGACGACTGTTCCTGGCTGCAACTGTTGCCGCCAACCCCGGAACCCCCCTAAAATCAGCGTAAACTCACTAAAAAACCGTGGAAAAAACggtagaaaaaaacaaacaacccccaaacctgGTGTTTTTGAGCCCAAACGAGCGCCCCCCGCTGCTCGTGGACGACTGTTCCTGGCTGCGACTGTTGCCgccaaccccaaaacccccctTAAATCAGTGTAAACTCACTAAAAACCACGGAAAAacgataaaaaaaaaaacagaacccCAAACCCGGCGTTTTTAAGCCCAAACGAGCGCCCCCCGCTGCTCGTGGACGACTGTTCCTGGCTGCGACTGTTGCCGCCAACCCCGAAACCCCCCTAAAATCAGCGTAAACTCACTAAAAACCGTGGAAAAACggtagaaaaaaacaaacaacccccaaacctgGTGTTTTATGAGCCAAACGAGCGCCCCCCGCTGCTCGTGGACGACTGTTCCTGGCTGCGACTGTTGCCgccaaccccaaaacccccccTTAAATCAGTGTAAACTCACTAAAAACCACGGAAAAacgataaaaaaaaaaacagaacccCAAACCCGGCGTTTTTAAGCCCAAACGAGCGCCCCCCGCTGCTCGTGGACGACTGTTCCTGGCTGCGACTGTTGCCGCCAACCCCGAAACCCCCCTAAAATCAGCGTAAACTCACTAAAAACTGCggaaaaatggtaaaaaaaccccaacaaccgAACAACCCCCAAACCCGGCGTTTTTAAGCCCAAATGAGCACCCCCCGCTGCTCGTGGACGACTGTTCCTGGCTGCAACTGTTGCCGCCAACCCCGAAACCCCCCTAAAATCAGCGTAAACCCACTAAAGCCCACGGAAAAAacggtaaaaaaaaacaacaaccgAACAACCCCCAAACCCGGCGTTTTTAAGCCCAAACGAGCGCCCCCCGCTGCTCGTGGACGACTGTTCCTGGCTGCGACTGTTGCCGCCAACCCCGAAACCCCCCTAAAATCAGCGTAAACCCACTAAAGCCCGCGGAAAAAcggtaaaaaaaacccaacaaccgAACAACCCCCAAACCCGGCGTTTTTAAGCCCAAACgagcgccccccccccgccgcgcttacagccgctgctgccgccgctgttGTACTGGCTCTGCTGGCTGTAGCCCTGGGGGGGGTTGTAGGAGGACTGCTGGCTgtagctctgctgctgcccgcTGTAGCTCGACTGCTGGTTGTACCCCCCGCTGGGGGGCTGGCCATAGCTGGAGCTCTGCGAGCCGCTGCCAtagctgggggcagggaggttTTGGGTgaaaaaaaggggttttttgGGGTAAGGatgaaggagggggagggggggcggggggttaCCTGCCGGTGGAGGAGCTGGCGGCGGGCGGCTGGGAGTAGCTGGGGTAGGAGGAGGGCTGCCCGTAGGAGCTCTGCGCGCTCTGCCCGCTGCCGTAGCCCCCGCTGCTGCTGTAGGCTTGGGGGGTCGACTGGGTGCTGTAGCCTGGGGGAGAcgcgcccccaccccccgccccccaaccCAAGGTgagaccccagccccccccccccgaaaccCCCCGCCCGGAACACCCCCGAACCCAACGGAAAACCCCAAAGGTGAAACTGCCCCCCAGGCCCCGCCTGTgaacccccaacccccccccccccccccgccgaaACCTCCCAAAATCAAGGTGGAAAGACCCCAACCCCACCTGAGCCCCCCCCAAACCAGGGggaaacccccaaaccccacctgAACCCCCAAAACCAGGGGGAAACCCCCAACCCCACCTGAGCCCCCCCCAAACCAGGGGGaaacccccccaaccccacctgAGCCCCCCCAAACCAGGGGGAAACCCCCCAACCCCACCTGAAACCCCCAAACCAGGAGGaatccccccaacccccacgtgaaacccccacccctccccccgcTGAAACCCCCCAAAATCAAGGTGGAAAGCCCCCCAACCCCACCTgaaccccctccccccaaaccccacctgaaaccccccccaaaccccacctgAAACCCCCCAAACCAGGGGGaaacccccccaaccccacctgaacccccccaaaccaggggtaaacccccccaaacccacctgaacccccccaaaccccacctgaaacccccccaaaccagggggaaaccccaaaaccccacctgacccccccccccaaacccccacctgaaacccccaaaccccacctgaaacccccccaaaccagggggaaaaccccaaaaccccacctgaaacccccccaaaccccacctgAAACCCCCAAAATCCAGGGGTAAACCACCCAACTCCACCtgaaccccccccccaaccccacctgaaccccccccaaaccagggggaaacccccccaaacccacctgaacccccccaaaccccacctgAACCCCCCCTAAAAGGCCCCCCCGGAGGGCAgaggcggggggaggggcggctTACTGCTCTGGGTCTGGCCGTAGGAGGAGCTGTAGCTGTTCTGGCCGTAGGCGGAGGTGTCGGTGGACTGGCTGTAGCCGCTGTAGCTCTGCTGGCCGTAGGGCTGGCTACCTTGCTGCGAGTAGCCCTGGCCCGGCGGGGTGGGGTACGCCCCGTAGCTACCCCcccattcaaaaaaaaaaataaaaaaggggtaaaataatgtgaaataaCCGTTAAAAATCATCTTTCCCTAAAAAATTTAcaaggaggggggaggggggcttaCCTCTGCGTCGCTGTCTGGCTGTAGTCTGTGGGAAGAcaagacacacacccccccccaaaaaaaaaaccacattaatttaaaaaaaaaaaacacaccaccacatcattaattaaaaaaaaaaaaaaaaaccatcccaCTAAATGCAATTACCTTCGCGTTACAGCAGCTGACTCGTTAATTATCGATagatttattaataaattggaaaaaaattaataaagcgCGGCACCAGCCGACCCCAGGCACGACGGGAGGGACTTTGGGGTCTTTACCAGCtcaaaaaaatgatttttaacagcgcccacccccccagccaccTGAAACAccctccaaaattaaaaaaaataacataatctatttgtagatatatatataaaaccgGATTTATAACGGCATTTAGATTATATGGTCGCTATTATGAATTATTTACGGCCCAAGCGTGCAAGCAGCCACGCTGAGGCACAAAAGGAGGGA
It includes:
- the LOC121082152 gene encoding RNA-binding protein FUS-like isoform X5, producing MASNDYSQTATQSYGAYPTPPGQGYSQQGSQPYGQQSYSGYSQSTDTSAYGQNSYSSSYGQTQSSYSTQSTPQAYSSSGGYGSGQSAQSSYGQPSSYPSYSQPPAASSSTGSYGSGSQSSSYGQPPSGGYNQQSSYSGQQQSYSQQSSYNPPQGYSQQSQYNSGGSSGSNSCSQEQSSRSGGGYQEQSRYGTNSYSQEQSSRSGGGYQEQSRYGANSYGQEQSSMSGGGYQEQSGYGGGQQERSRGRGGYGRGGYDRGGRGSRGGRGGNLGTPGPRAAARSW
- the LOC121082152 gene encoding RNA-binding protein FUS-like isoform X4, whose protein sequence is MASNDYSQTATQSYGAYPTPPGQGYSQQGSQPYGQQSYSGYSQSTDTSAYGQNSYSSSYGQTQSSYSTQSTPQAYSSSGGYGSGQSAQSSYGQPSSYPSYSQPPAASSSTGSYGSGSQSSSYGQPPSGGYNQQSSYSGQQQSYSQQSSYNPPQGYSQQSQYNSGGSSGSNSCSQEQSSRSGGGYQEQSRYGTNSYSQEQSSRSGGGYQEQSRYGANSYGQEQSSMSGGGYQEQSGYGGGQQERSRGRGGYGRGGYDRGGRGSRGGRGGNLGGGERGGFNKFGGKSQEFGI
- the LOC121082152 gene encoding RNA-binding protein FUS-like isoform X2; protein product: MASNDYSQTATQSYGAYPTPPGQGYSQQGSQPYGQQSYSGYSQSTDTSAYGQNSYSSSYGQTQSTYSSSGGYGSGQSAQSSYGQPSSYPSYSQPPAASSSTGSYGSGSQSSSYGQPPSGGYNQQSSYSGQQQSYSQQSSYNPPQGYSQQSQYNSGGSSGSNSCSQEQSSRSGGGYQEQSRYGSNSYSQEQSSRSGGGGYGDGERSFGCKTPGFGVFFGGCLCFSAFFGGFTQILRGFQGCRQQFRPATVVQERRRWLQQLQPGTVVQERRWLPGAEQIRRQQLRPGTVVHERRWLPGAERLRRRAAGAEPRPGRLRPRWLRPWGPR
- the LOC121082152 gene encoding RNA-binding protein FUS-like isoform X1; this encodes MASNDYSQTATQSYGAYPTPPGQGYSQQGSQPYGQQSYSGYSQSTDTSAYGQNSYSSSYGQTQSSYSTQSTPQAYSSSGGYGSGQSAQSSYGQPSSYPSYSQPPAASSSTGSYGSGSQSSSYGQPPSGGYNQQSSYSGQQQSYSQQSSYNPPQGYSQQSQYNSGGSSGSNSCSQEQSSRSGGGYQEQSRYGSNSYSQEQSSRSGGGGYGDGERSFGCKTPGFGVFFGGCLCFSAFFGGFTQILRGFQGCRQQFRPATVVQERRRWLQQLQPGTVVQERRWLPGAEQIRRQQLRPGTVVHERRWLPGAERLRRRAAGAEPRPGRLRPRWLRPWGPR
- the LOC121082152 gene encoding RNA-binding protein FUS-like isoform X6, which translates into the protein MASNDYSQTATQSYGAYPTPPGQGYSQQGSQPYGQQSYSGYSQSTDTSAYGQNSYSSSYGQTQSSYSTQSTPQAYSSSGGYGSGQSAQSSYGQPSSYPSYSQPPAASSSTGSYGSGSQSSSYGQPPSGGYNQQSSYSGQQQSYSQQSSYNPPQGYSQQSQYNSGGSSGSNSCSQEQSSRSGGGYQEQSRYGTNSYSQEQSSRSGGGYQEQSRYGANSYSREQSPRSGGGYQDMAVGRSFGLKPPGFGVFVVFLRIFLGGLH
- the LOC121082152 gene encoding RNA-binding protein FUS-like isoform X7 codes for the protein MASNDYSQTATQSYGAYPTPPGQGYSQQGSQPYGQQSYSGYSQSTDTSAYGQNSYSSSYGQTQSSYSTQSTPQAYSSSGGYGSGQSAQSSYGQPSSYPSYSQPPAASSSTGSYGSGSQSSSYGQPPSGGYNQQSSYSGQQQSYSQQSSYNPPQGYSQQSQYNSGGSSGSNSYSQEQSSRSGGGYQEQSRYGANSYSREQSPRSGGGYQDMAVGRSFGLKPPGFGVFVVFLRIFLGGLH
- the LOC121082152 gene encoding RNA-binding protein FUS-like isoform X3 yields the protein MASNDYSQTATQSYGAYPTPPGQGYSQQGSQPYGQQSYSGYSQSTDTSAYGQNSYSSSYGQTQSSYSTQSTPQAYSSSGGYGSGQSAQSSYGQPSSYPSYSQPPAASSSTGSYGSGSQSSSYGQPPSGGYNQQSSYSGQQQSYSQQSSYNPPQGYSQQSQYNSGGSSGSNSCSQEQSSRSGGGYQEQSRYGSNSYSQEQSSRSGGGGYGDGERSFGCKTPGFGVFFGGCLCFSAFFGGFTQILRGFQGCRQQFRPATVVQERRRWLQQLQPGTVVQERRWLPGAEQIRRQQLQPGTVAQERRWLPGYGGRALFWA